Proteins co-encoded in one Gossypium arboreum isolate Shixiya-1 chromosome 11, ASM2569848v2, whole genome shotgun sequence genomic window:
- the LOC108459908 gene encoding LOB domain-containing protein 20: MADPQCHGLSETCRKGVGKRTTMPVEAKPVVVSEVAPIPIAPCGACKFLRRKCVSGCIFAPHFGSDQGAAKFAAVHKVFGASNVSKLLLHIPMNRRHDAVVTISYEAQARLSDPVYGCVSTILSLQQQVASLQAELVMVQNQLINSRFAMANALQSSQQQQQHHQHHHQQQQQQHLALLQPAYSNNSSASNNLINISNFASNFDLVAETTTAPNSSQSMDHLQLSRPCHDDEDDEQDSRIQPVFVNQIIHRT; the protein is encoded by the exons ATGGCCGACCCGCAATGCCACGGCTTGTCCGAAACTTGTAGGAAGGGAGTCGGCAAACGCACCACCATGCCGGTCGAGGCCAAGCCGGTGGTGGTGTCGGAAGTTGCCCCAATCCCAATAGCGCCGTGCGGTGCATGCAAGTTCTTAAGGAGGAAGTGCGTTAGTGGGTGCATTTTTGCACCCCACTTTGGCTCGGACCAAGGTGCAGCCAAGTTCGCCGCCGTTCACAAGGTTTTTGGTGCTAGCAACGTTTCCAAGCTCTTGCTTCACATCCCGATGAATCGACGACACGATGCGGTGGTCACAATATCGTATGAAGCTCAAGCTAGGCTATCAGACCCGGTTTATGGTTGTGTTTCCACCATACTTTCTTTACAACAACAG GTAGCATCGCTGCAAGCCGAGCTAGTGATGGTGCAAAACCAGCTGATTAACAGCCGGTTCGCGATGGCGAACGCCCTGCAAAGCTCGCAGCAGCAACAGCAACATCACCAGCACCACCATCAACAACAACAACAGCAACACTTAGCATTGTTGCAACCAGCATACTCAAACAATTCATCAGCATCCAATAACCTCATAAACATAAGCAACTTTGCCTCCAATTTTGACCTTGTGGCTGAAACAACCACCGCACCTAATTCTTCTCAAAGCATGGACCATCTTCAGCTCTCGAGGCCGTGTCATGACGACGAAGACGACGAACAAGATAGCCGGATTCAGCCCGTTTTCGTCAATCAAATTATTCATCGTACATAA